The Thermodesulfobacteriota bacterium genome has a window encoding:
- a CDS encoding ABC transporter permease subunit, whose translation MSYFCFLWKSHRSFLLFSMFFISLFQFLILRLVTTIDYYSTIMYFMNQLPENVQAMFGDDFISMLTVEGAAALALNHPLVLVILSIGAIAIPSRHIAGEAETGTLELVLSFPIKRIKLLFNLFISAVVFLFLIILCALCASLLSIGILHQLTFDLSVKLVKIGVNLWLLFVFIMSLTLTLSSFEKEGNKVGIRIAGITLVFYLLHYLSSLWEAIRFTKPFNIFTYYQPQDLMTGHRSFLLHFVVLCSLIIVCLLVSICQFNRRDIPG comes from the coding sequence ATGTCCTATTTTTGTTTTCTCTGGAAATCACATCGCAGCTTCCTGTTGTTTAGCATGTTCTTCATTTCTTTATTCCAGTTCCTAATCTTAAGGTTGGTCACCACCATCGATTATTATTCCACCATCATGTATTTTATGAATCAGCTTCCCGAAAACGTACAGGCCATGTTTGGCGATGATTTTATTTCAATGCTGACGGTTGAAGGCGCCGCAGCTCTGGCCTTGAATCACCCCTTGGTCCTGGTCATCCTGTCCATCGGCGCCATTGCAATCCCAAGCCGTCATATTGCCGGAGAAGCAGAAACCGGAACACTGGAACTGGTATTATCCTTTCCAATAAAAAGGATTAAGCTTCTTTTTAATCTTTTTATTTCAGCGGTAGTTTTCCTATTTCTCATTATTTTATGCGCCCTGTGTGCTTCATTATTGTCCATTGGCATTCTGCACCAACTGACATTTGACTTATCGGTTAAATTGGTTAAAATCGGCGTCAACCTTTGGTTGCTGTTTGTATTCATAATGAGTTTGACATTGACATTATCCTCATTTGAAAAAGAAGGAAACAAGGTCGGCATACGAATAGCAGGAATTACCCTGGTGTTTTACCTGTTACATTATTTGAGCTCATTATGGGAAGCGATCCGATTCACCAAACCGTTTAATATCTTCACCTACTACCAGCCCCAGGACCTCATGACGGGTCACCGTAGTTTTTTATTGCATTTTGTGGTATTGTGTTCCTTGATTATAGTGTGCCTATTGGTAAGCATCTGCCAGTTTAATCGTAGAGATATACCCGGGTAG
- a CDS encoding shikimate kinase yields the protein MKKTHSNIVLIGMPGSGKSTVGVILAKKTSLSFVDVDILIQTSQKRTLQDIMDSHGCAVLRKIEEDVIVGLSMKNHVIATGGSAVYSHQAMTHLKSDGILIFLDVELATLESRIGDCSTRGIAKQPNQSFAELFDERLGLYTKYADISIKCDVMSQEQVCEKIIEQMEQVMG from the coding sequence ATGAAAAAAACGCACTCGAATATTGTGTTGATCGGAATGCCGGGATCAGGAAAAAGCACCGTCGGTGTAATCCTGGCGAAGAAAACATCTCTCAGCTTCGTAGATGTAGATATTCTAATTCAGACCTCACAGAAGCGGACATTGCAGGATATTATGGATTCGCACGGGTGCGCTGTGTTGCGAAAAATTGAAGAAGACGTCATCGTTGGCCTTTCCATGAAAAACCATGTCATTGCCACTGGTGGCAGCGCGGTTTACAGCCATCAGGCCATGACCCACCTCAAGTCGGACGGAATACTGATCTTTCTTGATGTGGAGTTGGCTACACTGGAGTCAAGGATTGGTGATTGCAGCACGCGAGGCATCGCCAAACAACCAAACCAGAGCTTTGCTGAGCTGTTTGACGAGCGACTGGGGCTATATACTAAGTACGCAGACATCTCCATCAAATGTGATGTAATGTCTCAGGAGCAAGTATGCGAAAAAATTATTGAACAAATGGAACAAGTAATGGGGTAA
- a CDS encoding indolepyruvate oxidoreductase subunit beta produces the protein MNTTRLIIVAVGGQGNLLASRVLGEAALLSDVPVRMSEIHGMAQRGGVVESAIVFGDSDSTIISDGEADVLVGFEPSETTRALNKCNAKTVVITNLSPLPPFTVAIGKGTYPDLKQVQDLIRAKTANLIAFDAAELAKEAGNVMSVNMVLLGAMIQTDILPLTADSIQETIKTKTKKAFVDINLKAFDLGFATAKEIGCR, from the coding sequence ATGAATACAACAAGATTAATAATAGTGGCTGTTGGCGGACAGGGAAACCTGCTGGCTTCAAGGGTTCTTGGGGAAGCGGCGCTTCTTTCCGATGTTCCGGTTCGAATGAGTGAAATACACGGTATGGCACAGCGAGGTGGAGTGGTTGAATCTGCTATCGTATTCGGTGATTCTGATAGCACGATCATTTCAGATGGCGAGGCAGACGTACTTGTCGGGTTTGAGCCCTCTGAAACCACCCGGGCGTTAAACAAATGCAATGCAAAAACGGTGGTGATTACCAACCTTTCACCGCTGCCGCCGTTTACAGTGGCAATCGGGAAAGGGACCTACCCTGATCTTAAACAAGTTCAGGATTTAATCCGGGCAAAAACAGCAAACCTGATTGCTTTCGACGCCGCCGAGCTTGCCAAAGAGGCCGGTAATGTCATGTCGGTGAATATGGTACTTCTTGGGGCCATGATCCAAACCGATATTCTTCCCCTGACCGCAGACAGCATCCAAGAGACCATAAAAACAAAGACAAAGAAAGCCTTCGTTGATATAAATCTGAAAGCGTTTGACCTTGGCTTTGCCACCGCAAAAGAAATAGGTTGCAGGTAG
- a CDS encoding DUF2007 domain-containing protein, producing MINLMKPENEAEANVIKSVLQEHGIYAEIRSFHDTAYDGLFQSQYGWGVIRVSETDFAQAQRIIEEWTKASPGELPWKKKITK from the coding sequence ATGATAAATTTAATGAAACCTGAAAACGAAGCAGAAGCAAATGTAATCAAATCGGTTTTACAGGAGCATGGAATATACGCAGAAATAAGATCCTTTCATGATACTGCCTATGACGGCCTGTTCCAATCTCAATATGGTTGGGGCGTCATTCGGGTTTCTGAGACAGATTTTGCCCAAGCGCAGAGAATCATTGAAGAATGGACAAAAGCATCTCCCGGAGAACTCCCATGGAAAAAGAAGATAACCAAATGA
- a CDS encoding endonuclease/exonuclease/phosphatase family protein, whose translation MKKVLKIILYLLIVIVSVFAGLIITAVITDYKPAETVEVYKAKSSTTISDTLEFNIVNWNIGYCGLDASMDFFYDGGAHVRPPEENVIENLKSVIRFLSTQKNIDFFLLQEVDKKSKRSYKINQYDTIQNAFSIYYSFFGKNYDVFFVPTPPTEPYGKVLSGLMTLSKFNPVEVVRHQFPGNYNFPKGLFMLDRCFLVSRINVSNGKQLLIINTHNSAYDDGTLKSGQMTYLKEFLLNEYEKGNYIVVGGDWNQCPPDVETSFVGFRFDTKNFSRIDKDYLPSDWQWVFSNKTPTNRRVASPYDKNTSVTTVIDFFLISPNIENLHIENINLDFKNSDHQPVKARFRLKK comes from the coding sequence ATGAAAAAAGTATTAAAGATAATCTTATATCTTCTCATCGTTATCGTCTCAGTATTTGCAGGATTAATAATTACAGCAGTTATAACAGACTACAAACCTGCAGAAACAGTAGAAGTATATAAAGCAAAAAGTTCAACCACCATTTCCGATACTTTGGAGTTCAATATTGTTAACTGGAACATTGGGTATTGTGGTTTGGATGCTTCTATGGATTTCTTTTATGATGGAGGTGCTCATGTAAGACCACCTGAAGAAAATGTAATTGAAAACCTTAAATCGGTTATACGTTTTCTTAGTACTCAAAAAAATATAGATTTCTTTTTATTACAGGAAGTTGATAAAAAATCAAAAAGGAGCTACAAAATAAATCAGTACGACACCATACAAAATGCATTTTCAATTTACTATTCTTTTTTTGGTAAAAATTACGATGTGTTCTTTGTACCAACCCCGCCAACTGAGCCTTATGGCAAAGTGCTTTCCGGTTTGATGACTTTAAGTAAATTTAATCCTGTTGAAGTGGTGAGACATCAATTTCCAGGAAATTATAATTTCCCCAAGGGGCTGTTTATGCTTGACAGGTGTTTTTTGGTTAGCAGAATTAATGTTTCAAATGGTAAACAATTATTGATAATTAATACGCACAACTCAGCATATGATGATGGTACTCTAAAATCCGGTCAAATGACCTATTTAAAAGAGTTTTTGCTGAACGAATATGAAAAAGGAAATTATATTGTGGTTGGTGGCGATTGGAATCAATGCCCACCGGATGTTGAGACTTCGTTTGTCGGTTTTCGCTTTGATACAAAAAATTTCAGCCGCATTGACAAAGACTATTTGCCATCTGATTGGCAATGGGTGTTTAGCAATAAAACGCCAACAAACAGAAGGGTAGCGTCACCTTATGATAAAAATACATCGGTTACAACAGTGATTGATTTTTTTTTAATTTCACCAAATATTGAAAATCTCCATATAGAAAATATCAACCTTGATTTCAAAAATTCAGATCATCAACCTGTTAAGGCAAGGTTTAGATTAAAAAAATAA
- a CDS encoding 2-hydroxyacyl-CoA dehydratase family protein: MTEEKKIVIKRLKAARDLGKFMADYYYELDEAAKSGKQKVAWVTSVGPAEILRGLGFLTYFPETHSAMLGTTRMATDLIPVANALGYSPEICSYLTADIGAFVEGVTPLSRAFKGIESVPKPDVLVFNTNQCRDVQDWFAWYAEKFDVPLVGVHTYRGVKDVTDSHITSITKQLENIVEPLEKVAGRKFDMDEFKNAVKLSRECSDLWEKCLAAASATPSPLTFFDGTTLMGPAVVGRGTPQAIDAYNLLLEELDERVASGEGALEDERYRIYWDGMPVWGRLSMHSKLFAGLNANVIASTYCSSWIFSALDPENPFESMARAYTELFIVRSDEYKEKYIKEKLDFFKIDGVVYHDARTCPNNTNCQYGMPERLEKETGIPSLTIDGDLNDLRCLSDEQTKTNVEAFIEQLEERK; this comes from the coding sequence ATGACTGAAGAAAAAAAAATCGTCATCAAGCGGCTGAAAGCCGCCAGAGATTTAGGAAAATTCATGGCAGATTACTATTATGAACTTGATGAGGCTGCAAAATCGGGAAAACAAAAGGTCGCGTGGGTGACCAGCGTGGGCCCTGCAGAAATATTAAGGGGGCTCGGTTTTCTGACATACTTTCCGGAAACACATTCCGCTATGCTGGGGACCACTCGAATGGCTACAGACTTAATCCCTGTTGCCAATGCACTGGGCTATTCGCCTGAGATTTGCTCCTATCTTACCGCCGATATCGGCGCATTTGTTGAGGGCGTGACCCCTTTATCCAGGGCATTTAAGGGGATTGAAAGCGTACCGAAGCCTGACGTACTGGTTTTTAACACCAACCAATGCAGGGACGTTCAGGACTGGTTTGCCTGGTATGCGGAAAAGTTTGACGTTCCGCTAGTTGGTGTTCACACCTATCGAGGGGTTAAGGATGTGACCGACTCTCATATTACTTCCATAACCAAACAGCTGGAAAATATTGTCGAACCGCTGGAAAAAGTCGCGGGGAGAAAATTCGATATGGACGAGTTCAAAAATGCAGTCAAGCTTTCCCGTGAGTGCTCGGACCTGTGGGAAAAATGTCTGGCCGCGGCATCGGCGACACCTTCTCCTTTGACGTTTTTTGACGGCACCACCCTTATGGGGCCGGCGGTGGTGGGAAGAGGAACCCCGCAGGCTATTGATGCATATAACCTGCTTTTAGAAGAGCTTGACGAAAGAGTGGCAAGCGGCGAGGGTGCCCTGGAAGACGAACGTTATAGAATTTACTGGGACGGCATGCCGGTCTGGGGCAGGTTGAGCATGCATTCCAAGCTGTTTGCCGGTCTGAATGCCAATGTGATTGCATCTACCTATTGCAGCAGCTGGATATTTTCCGCTTTAGACCCGGAGAACCCTTTTGAAAGCATGGCACGGGCATATACGGAGCTTTTTATCGTACGTTCCGATGAATATAAGGAAAAGTATATCAAAGAGAAACTTGACTTCTTTAAAATCGACGGGGTGGTCTATCACGATGCCAGGACATGTCCCAACAACACAAACTGCCAGTACGGAATGCCCGAACGCCTGGAAAAGGAAACAGGCATACCCAGTTTAACCATTGACGGTGACCTAAACGACCTAAGGTGTCTTTCCGATGAACAGACCAAAACCAATGTCGAAGCCTTTATTGAACAGTTAGAGGAGAGAAAATAA
- the iorA gene encoding indolepyruvate ferredoxin oxidoreductase subunit alpha, translated as MHKLLTDNPGETMLLLGNEAIARGAIEAGVAFTSTYPGTPSSEASLNFFQMSQESDLYFEYSVNEKVALEVAAAAANSGVRTMCMMKHVGLNVAADALMTLAYVGVKGGLVIMTADDPFMFSSQNEQDNRYYGKLSGLPIVEPSSVEEAKDMVAYAFDLSEKLQEPVLFRTTTRINHSTGMVTLGEIKQRVTKGDFAKDPFSYVTVPAVSRNLHVKLLKNIEAAQEISEKSDYNFTTGSGSWGIICNGVSYNYAKDALNDLSIKDKTRILRIGFSHPMPSKLITDFLKGCEKVLVIEEGEPYMEEAIKAIAQEAGLTLSIRGKGNDLFSRLYEFNPAQVRQCIAKYFGLEYTPVALADLSDVPEIPQRPPNLCAGCSHRATYYAVKKAAAAEGLETIYPTDIGCYTLGLLPPLSMADFLICMGSSVGTACGFSKATDKKVISFIGDSTFFHSGIPGLVNAVFNNHNFTLVILDNGITAMTGHQPNPGVDMENFNLSGYGKVSIEKIVEAVGVQHIEVIRPYRVKKSIEAVRKALNFKGVSVIISQELCTLYAKSLKKLKGKPFYISDKCKNHRDCINELACPAFFLKDDRPNIDPELCVGCALCAQICPENAILPLKSKGKAA; from the coding sequence ATGCATAAACTACTGACTGACAACCCCGGCGAAACGATGCTGCTTCTGGGCAATGAAGCCATTGCCAGGGGAGCCATTGAAGCGGGTGTTGCCTTTACCAGCACCTATCCAGGCACGCCATCTTCAGAAGCATCTTTAAACTTTTTTCAGATGTCCCAGGAAAGCGACCTTTATTTTGAATACAGTGTGAATGAGAAGGTTGCACTCGAGGTGGCGGCTGCTGCCGCCAACTCCGGTGTCCGTACCATGTGTATGATGAAACATGTGGGGCTGAACGTGGCTGCGGATGCTCTTATGACCCTGGCCTATGTGGGTGTCAAGGGGGGGCTGGTGATTATGACCGCCGATGATCCGTTCATGTTTTCCAGCCAGAACGAACAGGATAACCGTTATTACGGTAAACTTTCAGGACTTCCCATTGTGGAGCCTTCGTCCGTGGAAGAAGCCAAAGATATGGTTGCCTACGCCTTTGATCTCTCAGAAAAATTACAGGAACCGGTACTTTTCCGAACGACGACCCGAATCAACCATTCCACCGGAATGGTCACTTTGGGTGAGATAAAACAGCGGGTAACAAAGGGTGATTTTGCCAAAGACCCGTTTAGCTATGTGACCGTTCCTGCGGTTTCCAGAAATCTGCATGTCAAGCTGCTTAAAAACATTGAAGCCGCCCAGGAAATTTCCGAAAAATCGGATTATAATTTTACCACCGGGTCGGGATCCTGGGGCATTATATGCAACGGGGTCAGTTATAACTATGCAAAGGATGCTTTAAACGATTTAAGCATCAAAGATAAGACACGTATACTTAGAATCGGTTTCTCGCACCCCATGCCCTCGAAGCTGATAACGGATTTCTTAAAAGGATGTGAAAAGGTTCTGGTGATCGAGGAAGGCGAGCCTTATATGGAAGAGGCGATCAAGGCCATTGCTCAGGAAGCAGGACTGACTCTTAGCATAAGGGGTAAAGGAAACGACCTTTTTTCCCGGCTGTATGAATTCAATCCGGCCCAGGTTCGCCAATGCATTGCCAAATATTTTGGCCTTGAATACACTCCGGTTGCTCTTGCTGATCTTTCCGATGTCCCGGAAATACCCCAGCGACCCCCCAACCTGTGTGCCGGGTGTTCCCACCGGGCGACCTATTATGCCGTTAAAAAGGCTGCTGCAGCTGAAGGCCTGGAGACCATTTATCCCACCGATATCGGATGTTATACCCTTGGCTTGCTGCCTCCCCTTTCCATGGCGGACTTTCTCATATGCATGGGATCTTCCGTCGGCACAGCCTGCGGCTTTTCAAAAGCCACAGACAAAAAGGTGATATCTTTTATCGGTGATTCCACCTTTTTTCACTCAGGAATACCCGGCCTGGTTAATGCTGTTTTTAATAACCATAATTTCACCCTGGTTATTTTGGACAATGGGATTACAGCCATGACCGGACATCAGCCGAATCCGGGTGTGGATATGGAAAATTTCAATCTGAGCGGATATGGCAAAGTCTCCATAGAGAAAATAGTGGAAGCGGTCGGTGTTCAGCACATTGAGGTAATCCGGCCATACAGGGTTAAAAAGAGTATCGAGGCGGTGAGAAAGGCTTTAAATTTTAAGGGTGTTTCGGTCATTATTTCACAGGAGCTGTGTACCCTGTATGCCAAAAGCCTTAAGAAACTTAAAGGAAAACCATTTTATATCAGCGATAAATGTAAAAATCACAGAGACTGCATTAACGAGCTCGCCTGCCCGGCTTTTTTCCTAAAGGATGACAGACCCAATATTGACCCTGAGCTGTGCGTGGGATGTGCCCTCTGTGCACAAATTTGTCCTGAAAATGCAATACTGCCCTTAAAGAGTAAAGGCAAAGCCGCATAA
- a CDS encoding acyl-CoA dehydratase activase codes for MKDKPETHNSQPATHNAKHATPIFVGVDVGASRTKVAVLDPDKNLIGHAIDKSGTDFAATAEECLSISLKMAGAKKEDVVKAISTGYGRKNVSFAHESKTEIGCHAKGCYFYYPFSITIIDIGGQDNKVIKLGDDGQRTGFKMNRKCAAGTGAFLEEMAPRLNIALEEMNDLAAQSTDMIKLGSYCTVFSGTEVLENIRNGKKVPDIVKGLFFSVIKRIVEMDSFTKKVVMTGGVVAHNPYLVEMAKELIGRNILVPEYPQLTGAVGAALYAIENAK; via the coding sequence ATGAAGGATAAACCAGAAACCCACAACTCACAACCCGCAACACACAACGCGAAACACGCAACTCCCATTTTCGTGGGTGTCGATGTCGGGGCATCAAGGACAAAAGTCGCGGTTCTTGATCCGGATAAAAATCTCATCGGTCATGCAATAGATAAATCCGGAACAGATTTTGCCGCAACAGCAGAAGAATGTCTATCCATATCACTTAAAATGGCAGGTGCAAAAAAGGAAGATGTGGTTAAAGCCATTTCAACCGGATATGGCAGAAAAAATGTTTCTTTTGCCCACGAAAGCAAAACCGAAATCGGCTGCCATGCAAAGGGATGCTATTTTTATTACCCTTTTTCCATTACGATTATAGATATAGGCGGCCAGGACAATAAAGTGATCAAGCTTGGCGATGACGGGCAGCGAACCGGCTTTAAGATGAATCGCAAGTGTGCTGCCGGAACAGGGGCCTTTCTTGAAGAGATGGCTCCGAGGCTTAACATTGCTTTGGAAGAAATGAACGACCTGGCTGCTCAATCGACAGATATGATTAAGCTGGGCAGCTATTGTACCGTGTTTTCAGGTACGGAAGTACTGGAAAATATAAGAAACGGTAAAAAGGTGCCGGATATTGTAAAGGGACTTTTCTTTTCGGTAATCAAAAGGATTGTGGAGATGGATTCCTTTACCAAAAAGGTGGTCATGACCGGAGGGGTGGTTGCCCATAACCCCTATCTGGTCGAAATGGCTAAAGAGCTGATCGGAAGAAATATATTGGTCCCGGAATATCCGCAGCTGACCGGTGCGGTTGGAGCGGCGCTTTACGCAATTGAAAATGCAAAATAG
- a CDS encoding DksA/TraR family C4-type zinc finger protein, with amino-acid sequence MAVGWARDEAVQDQIDASVEDAVKRARSRMPDGESSTHCEKCESLIPEARRKAIPGVRLCVRCQSALEKKVTAFTGINRRGSKDSQLR; translated from the coding sequence ATGGCTGTTGGTTGGGCCCGTGATGAGGCTGTGCAGGATCAAATAGACGCCAGTGTGGAAGACGCTGTAAAGCGGGCCAGGAGTCGGATGCCTGATGGCGAGAGCTCAACTCACTGTGAAAAATGTGAAAGCCTTATTCCAGAAGCACGCCGCAAAGCAATCCCTGGAGTTCGCCTATGCGTCCGCTGCCAGTCCGCACTGGAAAAAAAAGTGACGGCTTTCACCGGGATCAATCGACGTGGCAGCAAAGACAGTCAGTTGAGATAA
- a CDS encoding ABC transporter ATP-binding protein has translation MDTPITISVNHLTKYYGRTPGIQNINFTVNQGEIFGFLGPNGAGKTTTIRLLLDLLRPSSGEIKIFGNDIYSHSLEIRKRCGYLPGNFFAYSHMTGADFLRFVASMRKVKPRMQQRLIDRFELSQDALSLKIKHLSHGMLQKLGIIQAFFHQPELLILDEPTIGLDPLMQEEFYRLLRKVQNEGKTVFFSSHNLPEVEKVCHRIAIIRKGELVALETLDGLKKKKLKRLQFTLSRPVPGLNLPGAHLVNQKDLSYEYLVEGDLQILLQKLSTLPMEDLTFPEPDLEEVFMAYYRKKE, from the coding sequence ATGGATACCCCTATCACCATTTCTGTTAACCATTTAACGAAATATTACGGCAGAACACCCGGCATACAAAATATCAACTTTACGGTGAACCAGGGTGAGATTTTTGGTTTTCTTGGCCCCAACGGCGCGGGCAAAACCACCACCATTCGACTGCTTCTCGATTTGTTGAGACCTTCATCCGGAGAAATAAAAATATTTGGCAATGATATTTACAGCCATTCACTGGAGATTCGAAAACGGTGCGGGTATTTACCCGGTAATTTTTTTGCCTATAGCCATATGACCGGTGCTGATTTTTTACGTTTTGTTGCGTCCATGCGAAAGGTGAAGCCCAGAATGCAGCAAAGATTGATCGACCGGTTCGAACTTTCACAGGATGCTTTATCATTAAAAATAAAACACTTATCTCATGGAATGCTGCAAAAATTGGGGATTATCCAGGCCTTTTTTCATCAACCGGAATTGCTTATTCTCGATGAACCAACCATTGGACTCGATCCCCTCATGCAGGAGGAATTTTACCGGCTTTTGCGCAAAGTGCAAAATGAAGGAAAAACCGTTTTCTTTTCCTCTCACAACCTCCCGGAAGTCGAAAAAGTGTGCCACCGAATCGCCATCATCCGAAAAGGTGAACTGGTTGCGCTGGAAACGTTGGATGGGCTGAAAAAGAAAAAGTTGAAGCGATTGCAATTCACCCTCAGTCGGCCTGTGCCGGGCTTAAATTTACCGGGGGCTCATTTGGTGAATCAAAAAGATTTAAGTTACGAGTACCTGGTTGAGGGGGATCTTCAAATTTTATTGCAGAAGCTGTCCACCTTACCAATGGAAGATTTAACCTTCCCGGAACCGGATTTGGAAGAAGTGTTCATGGCCTACTATCGCAAAAAAGAGTAA
- a CDS encoding 2-dehydropantoate 2-reductase: MNEKAVFSPRSFAVIGAGPVGCIVAAFLAKGGFDVTLCDVIEDLVKPATDPGIILEGAENFQQPVAKTITNIDELAKNPPDVIFITVKANALPLIASAIEGFYKEGMYVVSWQNGIDTELEIAKTLGKKPSMRAVVNYGCGLKGPCHVIMPFHHTPHFIQELDTESKEAAIAIAQSLSKCGLTTDHTDQIVSMVWRKSIMNASMNPVCAVTGLTMAQAMGDPIVFQIVDALVKECAMVARTNEIDLGWDYYPGAIEYMKNAGNHKPSMLMDIENNRRTEIDFINGKFVEYGIRAGVNTPYNLTLQALVKGLESK, from the coding sequence ATGAATGAAAAAGCCGTATTTAGCCCCCGGTCATTTGCAGTTATCGGGGCCGGCCCGGTGGGTTGTATTGTTGCAGCCTTTCTGGCAAAGGGGGGATTTGATGTTACCCTTTGTGATGTGATTGAAGATCTGGTCAAACCGGCCACAGATCCTGGAATTATTTTAGAAGGTGCGGAGAACTTTCAACAGCCTGTAGCTAAAACGATTACCAATATTGATGAGCTGGCAAAAAATCCTCCGGATGTTATCTTCATCACCGTTAAGGCCAATGCACTGCCGCTGATTGCCTCTGCAATCGAAGGCTTTTACAAAGAAGGCATGTATGTGGTCAGCTGGCAAAACGGTATTGATACCGAGCTTGAAATCGCCAAAACCTTGGGGAAAAAACCGTCCATGCGTGCGGTGGTGAATTACGGTTGCGGGCTTAAAGGGCCGTGTCATGTGATTATGCCGTTTCATCATACACCTCATTTTATTCAGGAACTCGACACTGAATCAAAAGAAGCAGCGATTGCCATCGCCCAATCCCTCAGCAAATGCGGCCTTACCACTGATCATACAGATCAGATTGTCTCTATGGTATGGCGCAAGAGCATCATGAATGCCAGTATGAACCCGGTATGTGCGGTAACAGGGCTTACCATGGCTCAGGCAATGGGTGATCCCATTGTTTTTCAGATTGTCGATGCCCTGGTGAAAGAATGTGCAATGGTGGCCAGGACCAATGAGATTGACCTTGGATGGGATTATTATCCAGGTGCCATTGAATACATGAAAAATGCGGGAAACCACAAGCCTTCCATGCTCATGGATATTGAGAATAATCGCCGGACTGAAATTGATTTTATTAATGGAAAATTTGTTGAATACGGAATCCGTGCAGGGGTAAACACACCTTACAACCTTACATTACAGGCTTTGGTTAAAGGCCTGGAATCTAAGTAG
- a CDS encoding cupin domain-containing protein translates to MKEAIKHQNLSHEFYTFERCYITELSNTPDDPDVSIARAKVKPGATTRWHRLKGTVERYYILNGTGRVEVGELSPEEVKPGDIVLIPPMCRQRITNIGSEDLVFLAICTPRFSNEAYKDIEDNPI, encoded by the coding sequence ATGAAAGAAGCCATTAAACACCAAAATCTTAGCCATGAGTTCTACACCTTCGAGAGGTGCTACATTACTGAATTATCCAACACGCCTGATGACCCAGATGTATCAATCGCGCGGGCAAAAGTGAAGCCTGGAGCTACAACTCGCTGGCATCGTCTTAAGGGAACCGTCGAGCGCTACTACATTCTCAATGGCACGGGTCGTGTAGAGGTTGGGGAACTATCCCCAGAGGAAGTAAAACCTGGTGACATCGTGCTCATTCCGCCGATGTGTCGTCAGCGCATCACCAACATAGGCTCAGAAGATTTGGTCTTTCTGGCTATCTGCACACCTCGGTTTTCCAATGAGGCTTATAAAGATATTGAGGACAATCCAATTTAA
- a CDS encoding phenylalanine--tRNA ligase beta subunit-related protein has translation MFPEFSLSAKYQEVYPGVGFGLTLISNCTESASPKGFAPYKKKHLRKMRKRETLAQITERIRIYDTFFDRFGYPCPLTKHLKRTVNSGFPMYSLFVDAHFMAEMCAGILVAVTDADKFDGGLTLDVAKEGETCKGMGGRQFVMQKEEIVLRDEKEIVCVLCQGADDKTRVTEHTTNVCFYAYAVPGIESDHLKNGLTVAADTIAEFGGGSIEGIHIY, from the coding sequence ATGTTTCCTGAATTCAGTTTATCCGCAAAATATCAAGAGGTCTATCCCGGCGTCGGATTCGGCCTGACGCTGATCAGCAACTGTACAGAAAGTGCCAGCCCCAAAGGGTTTGCGCCCTATAAGAAAAAACATCTTCGCAAAATGAGAAAACGAGAGACACTGGCGCAGATCACCGAAAGGATCAGGATTTACGACACGTTTTTTGACCGGTTCGGCTATCCCTGCCCGCTCACCAAGCATCTGAAAAGAACCGTCAACAGCGGTTTCCCCATGTATTCCCTGTTCGTGGATGCCCACTTCATGGCCGAAATGTGTGCCGGCATCCTGGTAGCGGTGACCGATGCCGACAAATTCGACGGCGGATTGACCCTGGATGTTGCCAAAGAAGGCGAAACCTGTAAGGGGATGGGTGGTCGGCAGTTTGTCATGCAAAAAGAGGAAATTGTGCTGCGTGATGAAAAGGAGATCGTTTGCGTCCTCTGCCAGGGTGCAGATGACAAAACTAGAGTAACGGAACACACCACCAACGTTTGTTTCTATGCCTATGCTGTTCCGGGCATTGAATCAGACCATCTCAAAAACGGGCTAACTGTGGCCGCCGACACCATAGCTGAGTTTGGTGGCGGCAGTATTGAAGGCATCCATATTTATTAA